TCTTGTTACCCATTTGTTTGGCCTGGGTAGCTGACAGTTGCGACATATCAAGTTTACCTTGGTTGTAAAGGTTCAACGACGTTGAAGAATCTGGTTGGACACTAAACTTGATGTCATCAAGCTTAACAGCCTTCTTGTCCCAATAATCGGTGTTCTTCTTCAAAGTCCACTTGTTATTGGTTCCAGTCCAGCCAGTCAGCGTAAACGGTCCGTTATAAACTTGAGTCTTGGCCGAAGTGCCGTAATCGTTGCCGTATTTATTGACTGCCTTGGCATCTTGTGGGAAGAAGACAGGAAAGCCCATCAGCAAATTAAAGTATGGGATTCGCTGTTCCAAGGTCACAGTCAGTTTATAATTACCACCTGCTTTAATTCCCAATGAAGAAACTTTGGCTTTTTTGTTTTGAATCTTGTCAGCGTTCTTAATTCCTGAGAACAGGTAACCATACTGTGAAGCCGTCTTAGGATTTAAGGTTCGCTGCCATGAATAAACGAAGTCTTTGGCAGTCACCGGATCGCCATTACTCCATTTGGCACCTTTACGCAAGTTGTAAGTGTAAGTCTTACCATCCTTTGAAACCGTCCATGACTTGGCGATTCCCGGTTCAACTTTACTATTCTTGCCTAGACGAACCAACCCTTCATCGACGTTGTTTAAAACGTTGAAAGTTCCAACAGCCGTGGTCTTCGATGGATCAACAGTCGTCAGTTCAGAATCGGTTGAAGTCTTAATCGTCTTGTTAGCTTGACCAGACTTTTGACCACAACCTGCCAGAATTAATGCAATGCTTGCTACACCTGCGAGTGCAGCCACTCCTCGAGATAAATGCATGATATAATCCTCCTCTAATATGTAAGACGCGTAACAAACTCATCTTGGTTCTAATTTAGCATAAAAGTGTCAAAAAAACAGGCCTTTTCTAATATTGAGTTCAGAAAGCCTGTTAGAATATGCGATTTTGCTGTGAATTTTACTTAGTAATTGCGATTGCCATCTTACGAGACAAATAAATCGGCTCAAATTTGGTTTTTGGCAGCCAGTATTGACCGTCAATCGGATCACTCACGTGGACCTGGTGGTCATCGATCCCGTCCAACAGAACCGCGTGATTATTAGCCGGAACCTGACCAAATGGATACGAATCCCACTCAGGTTGTTCAAAATGAACGGTCACAGAGGTTAACACCGGCTCCCCTTTTGCCACAAAGTCATACAACCACTGGGGATCTGCCCCACTCAGTTCTTGCAGATTACCATAACGATTTCCCCACCACATCAGGGGTCGGGTAAAGATTGCCTCAAACTTGCCGGGCCGATTGGTGAAAGGTGAACCACCAAAGCCGTGGTAAGGATTGCTATCTGGTGAAATTGGCATCTGAAGGAGAAATTGGCCATAATTCAGGTCTAAAGCTCGGCCCTGATAATGGAGCCCCTCCAGCAAGCTGGCTGCCTCACAGCCGTTAATGGCACCCCAAGCAAGTTGGCGAATGTTTTCAGCACCTAATAAAATCTTCGCACTCATTTAACCACCCCAAGCTGTGAAAAGACCTGCTCAACCATATCGGTATAATCAGGTTGCTGAGAAATCAACTTCTTGCATGCATCAACTAAATTTAACCGAAGCCGTCCCTTTCGATCAACGACTGATTCGGCATGGACCATTGAACTTAAGATCGACTCATCGACAACCGCTGCCGTAGCTCTGAAGAATAAATCAATTTGGTTATCGTTAAACCGAGTAACAGTATCAAACTCGCTGGTTTCGAAATGGTCCACCTGATTGGCGGTTGAAAATGCCAAAACGATTTCTCCGCTGCCGTTGCCAATGTAGCCACCGGAACGATTAATCCCAACCGTTGCCCGCTTAGCCATTCGTTTGAGTTGGCGGGCATTCAATGGCGCATCGGTGGCCAGGATCGTGATAATGGACCCCTTTTCTTCTTTTTGCTTATCCTTGGCCAACATTTTGGCCAAGGGGGCTCCAATAGGCATCCCATTGACAATAAAGTCGGTTAAATAACCATAGTTGGTCATGACGAGTGCACCAACAGTGTATTGGTGCTTCTTATCAACGGTCACAATCCGCGAGGAAGAGCCAATACCGCCCTTGAGGTCATAGCACATCATCCCCCGGCCACTACCGACGGCACCTTCTTCAAAGTCATCGTTAACAGCTGCCAAAGCATCGGACACATTCTGTTCAGTAATCGCCATTTTGCGGATATTGGACACGTCGCCATCGTTACACTCAGCAACAATCGGATTAACTGTACTGGTGGTATCCCCAATTTCGGGATTAGCAGCCAGCATTTGTTTGGTGAGGGCATTTAGGGCCGTGCCCACGCCAAAGGTATTCGTCATCACAATCGGAGTTTCAATGGTTCCCAATTCATCAATTTGGACGAGGCCGACGCTTTTACCGAAGCCGTTAAGCACACAAGAGGCAGCTGGTACCTTGTGCCGGAAAAGGTTGCCGGTATGGGGCAGAATTGCGGTCACACCACTATGAACGTCACCATCATCAATAGTCACCTGCCCGACCTTGACGCCGCCAACATCTGTAATCAGATTTCGCCGACCCTTGACGCCATCCGAAAGATCATTCATCAATTCAACCGATAATCCCATGATTAACACCTCTCACAATTAATTACACGGCAAAAATCATCGCAATCATTCCGCCGACTGCGATTAAATTATTCAAAAAATGGAGGCCAATTGATACCTTCAAATTTTTAGTTGTTACATACAAATAGGCCAAAATACAACCCAAGATCGCATACGTCAAAAAACTGATGATATTAAAATGGGAAAGATCAGGATCCATATGCGGCAGGGCAAAAGCCATCCCACTGACAATAATCGGTGCCCATTTTTCGGTCGACCGAAAGAACGCAGTCATCAAATATCCCCGAAAAATGGTTTCCTCAAGAATCGGCGAACAGAAGATTGCCGTAAATCCCATCAAAATCAGGGTAAGATGATTGCTGGACAACAATGATTGAATTTCCTGATTGTTGTCCGTTTGAGTGACGTGGTAGACCAGTTTATTAAGGTTTCCCAATAAGAACTCAATTACCAAAAAGGCAATCCAAGCAATGACAATTGTTTTGACATTTTGCCAGGTCATTTTTTTGACTTCGTAGCGGCCATACTTCCGGTAGGCATACTGTGCCAGCCAAATGGCGATTAGAAAGCCCAACAAGTACAAGGCTCCAACAGCGTAATTGGCAACTGCTGACAGCTTGCCTTGGACAATGAACATCAGTGGCAGCTGAACTGAGCCGACCAAAATAATCAGCCCAAAAAAGATCATTAATCGTTCAAAGTAGTCACCAAAAGTTAACTTTCTTTGCTCTTCCATGCAGCGTCTCCTTAACTATTAAAAGCTTTGTTCAAAGCTGTAAAATCAACGGTTCCAAGTCCGGTCGCCTGGTTATAAATCTTCCCCGGTTGTCCGGTATAGTACAAGTTGGTGTTATTTGTCCGACTGTCCAACGGTTTGAACGGCGAAGTTGATCGTTTGGCAAATCGATAGATCTGTGGATTCCAAAAGCCCAAGCGGCCATTGGTAGTGAAATCAGACATTAAAACACTGGCTGCGGCCATCTGTGGGGCGACGACACTGGTCCCACCGGTAATCAGCCATTGCCCCTTGGAATTTCGATTGTTCTTCGGCGTAATGAACATGCTGTAACCGGTATTGGGGTCGGCATTCGCTGAAATGTCGGGCAGGTTTCTGCCGCTGGATTTGCCGCTAAGATTAATCGGCTTTTTCAACAATTCCGGCCGACCATATTTAAATTTCCACAGATTAGTCGCATCATACGTCCCGACACCGCTGATCCCTTTTTGATAGGCGGGTCTGGCATTATATTTACTAAAACCGCCGCCACCTCCGGCAAAGAAGCTTTGAAGCATGTCCAAAGTTCCGAAAAATCGTTGGTGTTTATAGTTGGGGTATAAAAAGTCAGCCCCCCAGGTGCGTTCCTGGTGAATGGTGACTTTTTTCTTATTGACAGTATAGGTTTTCGGCAGTGTCGTGCCGCCGACTGCGGTCACATATGGAAAATTAGACGGCGTATCAACGGACAATCCTGACGTTAACCCGGTGGTAATCCCATCATAGGCACCATTATCACCAGTCGCGGTGAAGACACTCATTCCTTGGGCAGCTGCCTGCTCAAATAATAAGTTCATGATTTGATTATATTTTTTCGGGGTAATCCCCTGTTTCATTTCATAGGCCACTTGGGCTTCACTTTGGCCCCAACTGAGTGACAAACTATCGGCCACGTTTTGACCAACTGCGGCAGCAATTGAATTCACCATTCCCAAAATGTTTGGACGGGCAATGTAGGTCCGAATGTTGCTGTCCGGTGCGATTGCGCCGGCCTGTTCAACATCGATGGTCGTTTCATCATAGCCATCCCAGGTACCCTTAAAGCCGTTAGTCCGATAAACGCTTAGTCGATTAGATTTCACATTGATGCCCTCATCATCCCAGTAGCGGTACACATCATTAGGATGGAAGTTGGCAAATGAAATGATCCCAATGGTTTTACTGCGGCCAGTCGACCCATTATCGTATAGGGACTGCAGATTGTAGCGACGGACAAATCGCGTCGGCGAATACTTTTTGGTGGTTGTCGTCCCGCTGGCAGTTCTGGTATGCAGCGATGAGGGCTGAAATTTGGTTTTGTATGAGGAAAACGGTGAGTAATTTGATAACCCAAAGACGGTATAAACGACCTTGGAAAGTTTCTTGGGTAGTTGAGGATTTCGGCTGGCCTTTTGATATTTGACCTCACCGTTATTTACGTTCACCAGGTTAACTTTAAACGCCTTCTCGACGTTTTTGGTTGATCCCTTGACCACCATAATCAAATTACCTTTGTAAGTCTGAGCCCTCAAATGATGGTGTCTGAGATATGTCTGCAAAGCTTTAATCTGCTTTGGGCTCTGACTGAATCGTTTGGCAAAAGTACTTGGGGAAACAAATTTGCGATAAGTCGGCGAACTCGGCGTCACTGTGTTGTAAACAAATTGGTGAAGCGCCGACTGACTTTTTGGCCGCAGCACAATATCAACCAATTGCTGTTTGGAATCAGCGACGTTGGTCGTCTTGGCAGCTGCCTGTCCGCTGGTTGCCGCAAAGCCACCAATGGCAAGCAAGATCAATCCTGCGGTTATGAAAATCCTGTGGAGCCAATCCTTGTTCATACAATCCCCTTCAAACAATCTTATTTGTCACGACTATTGTCGTCTGCTTCTCGTTGGGCTTTTCTTTCATCGCGTTGGCGAACAATCATCACCACCAACGGCGTCAAAATCAGGCGAATGACAATAATTGCAATCAGCCAAATCAGCGCGAACGACAGAACTGACAAATGCCAGAACTTTGTGATGAAAAACGCCACTGCTAACACTAATACGACGGCGCCGACGATTAAGAATAATTTAGACTTTTTCAAATGAATTCTCCTGTAAAATTTCTTATTTCATACTATCATACTTTGCCAATGGAGTTCACGTTTGAATTGGGAAAGTTAGAGTTTGTCTTCGGGTATTTAAAGTCGATATAATAAATACATCATGGAAATAAGATAGTTGAAAGGAGAAAAACCATGCTCAAAGAATTTAAGGCTTTTATTGCCAGAGGAAATGTCATCGACCTGGCTGTCGGGGTGATTATTGGTGGCGCCTTTACTGGAATTGTCACCTCCCTCACAAATAATTTGATCAACCCGTTAATTGGGATCTTCTTAGGAAAAATTGACTTGTCAAACCTGATTTTCAAAGTCGGTGATGCGACTTTTCGTTACGGGGCCTTTATCAATTCACTGATCAATTTTCTAATTGTTGCCTTTGTCGTTTTTATCTTAATCAAACTCATTAACAAGGTCCTCAAGCGTCAGCCGACAAAGCCTGCAATCGATAACAAAGAAGTACTACTTTCCGAGATCCGGGATCTGTTAAAAAATAAACAATGAACCGTCAATGACGCACCGCAGACCATTCCAAAACGGTAATTGATTGCGATTGCATGATGTCTGGGCTAGAATTAAAAGTGTGAAGGTTTAATTTATTTCCCAAAAATTGAGAAGAGGTTTTGTTATGAGAACGTTTGCTATTAGGGCCCGCGATGGGGTCATGGAATTAAATTATTCAGAAGATTCCAACAAACCGCCGTTTCGAAAGTTTATGATCACATATAACCCCAAATTTTCAATTGGCGATAATCTTGAAAATATCAAAGCAGCGCTGACCGGCCTGCCGATCGACGCCGCCATTATCGAAAATTCGTTAAACTATGAGTTTTCAGATACGATTATTGGCATTAATCACCAAAAGATTGATATCGGATTGGCAATTGCCAACATGATGAATATTCCGGTTGTTAATCTGCAAAAGATCAAAGAAGTTGGGCTGAAAAAAGCCGTTGCCGATAAGGAAGAATACCTTAAGTGGCATCTGGATTACTATGGTGAATATGCCGGTAAACGGAACTACGGCCAAGAAGCCATGCTGACAATCGGGAACGGTTACTTTGGTCTCCGGGGGGCCTACGTTGAGTCCCACGCTGATCAGGATAATTACCCGGGTATGTACGTTGCCGGTGTTTACAACCAATTGACGACTAAGATTAATGACCGCGACGTTGTGAACGAGGATTTGGTGAACTTACCGAATGCCCAATACATTAGTTTCGGTGTTGACCATCAACTGCCATTTACCATTAAGAAAGCCGATATTCAAGATATTTACCGAAGCTTGGATCTGAAGACCGGTACTTTGACAACCACCCTGCACGTTCAGCTTTCAACCGGCCATATCATCCAAGTCCGGGCTACGAAAGTTGCCAACATGGATCAGTGGCACCGTTACGCAATCAAATATGAATTAAAGCCCATCAATTTCTCCGGCAGTTTACAAATCTATGCCGGCATTGATGGCAACGTTATTAACGGCAACGTGGAACGTTATCAAGACTTTGATCAGCACCACATTGATGTCATCGGCATGTCAGCTCATGACAATCAAGTCTCGATGACCGGTCAAACCAAGACCTCACACGTTCAATTTGTGATCAACTCCAAACTCAGCAGTCCAGATTTCGATACCAAAAAATTGATCGATACCACGACTGAGGAAGGTAAAGTCCAACAGGCTTTGAGCATTAACGTTGAGCCCGGCAAGGAATACGAATTCAAAAAGAATGTCACCGTCTTTACTTCCCAAGACGAAAATAACCATTTGGAAGCCGATGCACAAAAAGAACTTGATGACTCCTCATTTGAAGATACGTTAAGCGATAGTGAAAAATTCTGGAGCAATGTTTGGCAACACTCCGACATTATTATCGATAATGATCTTACCAGCCAAAAGTTGACCAGGGTCAATATTTTCCACATGTTAGTTACCAGTGCTGCTTTGTCGTCCGGTAAATTGGATGCATCCGTTGGTGCTCGTGGGCTGCATGGTGAAGCTTACCGTGGACACATTTTTTGGGATGTCACGTTTGATTTGCCATTCTATGCAATTCATTACCCTGCGATTGCCAAACAGTGCCTACTTTACCGTTACAACCGGTTAGCTGAGGCGCGAAAGTATGCTGCCTCAGAGGACAAACAAGGTGCAATGTACCCTTGGCAGTCAGGGATGTATGGCGATGAGCAATCACAATTTGTTCACTTGAATCCGGTTAGCGGCAAATGGGATCCCGATAACAGCCGCCTACAACGGCACGTTTCCATTTCAGTTGCCTATGACATTATCAATTATGTCCACATCACGGGCGATAAAGAATTCATGGATCAATACGGATTGGAAATGCTGCTGTCGATTTCCAAGTTCTGGGTCAGCATGACCGACTACGATCAATCAACCGACCGTTATGACATCCATCATGTCATGGGGCCTGACGAATTTCACGAAGAGTACCCTAACTCCAACGATCATGGCTTAACCAATAATGCCTATACGAATATCATGGTTTCCTGGCTGTTTGACAAGGTCAATACCCTGGTATCGCAGGAAGACAGCGCCGTTTTAAAGCAAGCCAGTGAAAAAGCCGGCTTTGACGACGCACTTCTCGCCAAGATGAACGATATCGCCCATAAACTGCGATTGGACATCAACGAAGAAGGTATTATCGGCCAGTTCTCAGGGTACTTCAACCTATCCAAACTGAATTTCGATTCATACCGGAAGAAGTATGGTGATATTTCCAGAATAGATCGACTGCTCAAAGGCGAAGGCAAGTCACCGGACGCCTACCAAGTTGCCAAACAGGCTGATACATTGATGGCCTACTATGAACTGCCGTTTGACGAAGTGCAAGAAGTCATCAACCGTCTGGGGTACAAGCTGCCCGCCAACTTCTTTACCAGCAACTTACGGTTCTATCTTGACCGGACGACTCATGGATCAACTCTTTCCAGAATTGTTTATTCGGTTCTGGACGAAATTGACGGCAACATGGACCAGTCATGGCAGCTGTTTTCAACTGCCCTGTTCTCAGATTACTACGACATTCAAGGCGGGACGACTGCCGAAGGAATCCACCTGGGTGTAATGGGTGCGACCCTTCAAATTGAAACGAAATGCTATGGCGGTGTCCGATTTGATACCGACGAGGTCACGATTAATCCTCACCTGCCAAGCACTTGGTCTAAAATTTCATTTAAAGAAACTTACCAAGGAATCAATTACCACTTCGTCATCGGTCATCATCGGATCGATGTGACCGCAGATGCCGATACTCACGTCAGTGTTGCGAAAAAGGCTTATTCACTGACTAAGAACAAGATGGCAACAATTACCTATAAATAATAAGGAGTGAATGATAATGGCAAAATTTTCCGATATTAAAGGCTTCGTGTTCGATTTAGATGGTGTGATTACCGATACCTCGGTTTTTCACAGCCAGGCATGGCATCAAGTTGCCGATAAAGTCGGCGCTCCATGGTCCAAAGAACTTGAAGACGGTCTAAAAGGCATCAGTCGAATGGACTCATTGGAAATGATTTTGAAAGCTGGAAATCTTCAAGATAAATACACTGATGAGCAAAAGGTTGATTTGGCAACTGAAAAAAATACCAACTACTTGAAGTTGGTTGATCAAATGACCCCTGACAATATCTTACCGGGGATTAAAGCATTCTTGGACGAAATCAAAAATGGCGGCTACCTATTGTCATTGGCTTCAGCATCTAAAAACGCGCCCAAAGTCTTGCAAAAGCTGAATTTAACCGATTATTTCCCAAAGATTGTTGATCCAAAAACATTGAGTAAAGGCAAGCCCGACCCAGAAATTTATTTAAAGGGTGCTGAATTGATTGATCTCAAGCCGGAACAGTGCATCGGCGTTGAAGACGCGGCAGCTGGTGTTGAATCAATTAACGCAGCTGGCGAAACCTCGATTGGCATCGGCGACAAAAATATCTTAAAGGATGCCGACATTAATTTTGCCGATACTTCAGAAATGACGTTGGCTAATATTGAAAAGCAAATGAATTAAGGGTTCGTTTCACCCCCTAATTCTGATGATTAACGACGAAAGGCAACTACCTCTGTTTCGGGGTAGTTGCCTTTCGTCGTTAAATGGTCGAGAACAACCTTTGACGAGATATTAATCAATCAGCCCATAATGTTTAAGGCCGTTCACAATCCCACCGTTAATATTTGATTTAGTGACAAAGGACGCCTTTTCCTTAACTTCTGGGACACCATTACCCATGGCAATTGGAAATTTAACTTCGGAAAACATTTGCAAATCATTCATTTGATCCCCAAACGCGTATGATGGAACGTCACCGAGGTTCAGTTTCTTCATCAAAGCCTGAATTCCCGTTTGTTTGGAAACACCCCACTTCATGGTATCCAAACAACGCGGGTTGTTACGGACCAAAGACAACTTCCCTTTGAACTTGTCTTGGTAGAGCTTATCCTTATCGTAATTAAAGACGTTTAAGAAATTAACTTCATGATGCTTGTAAAATTCTGGGTCAACATGTGGTGTTAATCGCAACAGACGATAGTTCACTTTCGTCATGTCATTTTCAAAAGTCAACGCAAATTCCTTATTGTTGTAAAAGGAAATGACATCCCCCTGCTGTTTTGCAAAGGCAAGGATTTCCTCAATCACATCATCACTAATTTGTTCTGCTTTGAGTTTTTTGCCTTCATACTGAACATAACTCCCATTAGCGCTGACTAACGAGTTAATCCCAGTGGCATCAATCACATACTGAATTTCAAAAATATTTCGACCAGTGGAGATCACCGGTAAAATATTATTGGCACGTAATTCATTGATTGCCGCTACATTTTCGTCGGACACGTTTTTTTCATTATCAAAAAGTGTCCCGTCTAAGTCAAAGAACACAACCGCTTTATACATTAAATTCCCTCCATTTAACTTATTAACTATATTGTACTACTTAATATGTGCGGCATTCCCAATTTTAACTTCCGAATCGGGAAATTATATATATTGTGTTACCACATTTTGTGGTACACTATATATTGTCATTTTATTATAAAGAGGGGCTACCATGGTGATAATAACTGCAGGAATGATTGGGGTCGGAAAGACCACTTTAACCGGAAAAATTGCGGAACATCTCGGGACAAAAGCGTTTTTTGAACCCGTTGGCGATAATCCCGTTTTACCGCTTTACTACTCCAATCCAAAACAATACGGATTTCTACTTCAAATTTACTTTTTAAACAAGCGTTTCTCAATGATCAAACAAGCATTGAGTGATGATAATAACGTCTTGGATCGCTCAATCTATGAAGATGCACTGTTCACCCGGGAAAATAATGCTCAGGGAAACATCACCGACACTGAATTGGCGGTTTACCTCAAGTTATTGAATAACATGATGGCAGAACTCGACGAGTTGCCAAAAAAGGCTCCTGATTTGCTGGTGTATGCTGATAGTGACTTTGACACCATCAAGCACCGGATCAAAAAACGCGGTCGCGACTATGAACAGTTTGACGACAACCCTGGCCTTCAGGAATACTACTTCAAGATGTGGGCAGCATATAAGAAATGGTTCCAAGAATACGATGTCAGTCCCAAGATCAAAATCGACTTGCAGAAGTATGACTTGTCCGATCCCAAGAATGTCACAATCGTTCTCGGACAGATTGATGATGCTTTGGCTAAAATTCGCCAACCACAAAGTGAGACACTCTAACAGACAGTCATAAGTTTCAGGTCTACCAGATACGATGAAAAGGCCACGGAGTTAAAAGGAGATGTTCAGCTGATAATTTCACAGCTAAACAGCCCCTTTTTATTTTGCCAATTTAATTTTCCCAACGATTGCGTCCGGATCCGCCTTATAATCGACGCTTCCCTTTGACACCAAGTAATCAATCCGGTGGCGGTACCACCAGTCAGCCGTGAACGGATAATCGCCCAAAGTCTCACCAATTACCCGCAGAATATTTCTAAACCGCCGTTGACTGAGATTGGCAAGGACAAAACGATCGTAAAAGTCAATCGATTGACTGACAACGGTGCCGTTAATCACCGTTCTGATCGGATTATTTTCACTCCTTAAGTCATGCCAATAGTAACTGAAGGCTCTCCGGGAATTAGCAGACAGGTCCCTTTGTAGTGATGCCAATTGAAATTCATCAATGGCGTCTTCACTGATTTCACCTAATTTGGAAATAATCATTAAACTGTCTTCTCGGACCAAGGTCATTGGAACCTTGACACTCATCGTTTGAACTGAAAAATCCTTTAAATAATCGCAAATCCACAAAAAGCCGCAGTAGTCGTCAGCCGTCTCACTCCACCAAATACGAAACGATTCGCCAGCCTGAGCACTTTGACTCAGTTGATCAAGCCCCTGCCGTAAAGCATTTACCGCTTCGACAGTTAATTGTTCAGAGGCTTGATAATGAGCGTATTCGATTTTATAAATGGTTTGATGGCTTTCCATAAACGAGCGTTGACTGATGTCCCCAAGCTCAGATACATTGGCAATGCCAAAACCTGCCCGTCAAGATGTCTTTTCTGATAGTAATACTTCAATGTTGATGCAAAACTATCACTGAATACGATGTCAATCATGACCAAACCTCACCCTTCGAAATTGTCATTTCTCAATGACGTGCTTCGAAAAGTATAACTTTTTTGGTGGCCTGGATGCAACTTTTATTTGACTGAATCAGGCCACTCTTGGTAGGCTTGATATAAACAATATTGGGGGAGATGTAGATTTGCAAAATACAAAACAACATAAATTATCTGCCGCTCAAATTTGCGGCTGGATCGTCTGGTGGGTGATCACCATTGTCGTTTTGGCGCTGGCAATCTTTATGCTGACCAGAACGACGGATGCTGCAGGCGTTCATAACTCATGGAACTATCACATGATCGCCATTTTTCTTTTGCTGGTGTATGGAATCCAGCAAATCATTGCGTTCTTTGGTATTAAACGACTTCACTACAATGAAAGATACGTGTGGCCGATTGTTTTAATCGTGCTGGGCGTCTTGGGCAGTTTCTTGTACGTGATTCCCGGAATCTGGGGATTAATTGTTAACAATCCGCAGAAGAATCAGCCAACCAAAATTGAATGATGGACCGCAAAAGAGGTGAACCAGGTATTCTCGAAATACCGGCTCACCTCTTTTTTCATTTCAGTTGTTCTAACCGACTTGAAACCGGCTAGTCGCGATGGACCACAAACACATCACAGGGGGCTTGAGCAATAACAAAAGCTGCTGTTGACCCCATTGTCATCCGGTCAACAAAATTTGCCCCGGTGGCCCCGACAACGATTGCATCCACATGTTCGTCATCCACCAACTCGTGAGCCAATTGATTTTTGGGATCGCCTGAAGTTACAAAGGCACTGACAGCAAGTCCTCGGTCTTTTGCCATCAATTCGTATTTATGAACGAGCCGTTGAAATCTGGATTTGACCTCATCGATCGTTGATTGATTGACGTTGCCAAAACCGATCAAGGCGGCTTTTGACACCCCCAGAATTTCACGGTCGTTGATAATTGCCACAATTGTCAGCTTGGCATGGTTGTGCTCGGCAATCGTGATTGCCTGTCTAACGGCCTTGGCGGCAGTTTTTGAACCATCAATCCCAACCAGAATATTCGAATAATTAAAGTCCAACATACTAACCACCTCAATGTTTTTACTTGGCTGTCAACTCATAAATTGATTGCCCATAAATTGCCATTGCCTTGATTAAATTGGCAACCGGCTGAAACTCATTTGCCTGATGCATGGTATCTTGGGCGTTTGGGAACAATGCGCCAAACGCCACCCCACGTTTCATCAAACGGGCATAAGTACCGCCGCCGACGACTTCCGGTTTGGAATCCATATCGCCCGTCTGTTCCTGGTAAACGTGCATCAAGGTACTGACAATCGGATCACTTGGATCAACGTAGTGGGTGTCCATATTGTTGATTTCCTTAACGGTTCCATGGCGTTTATCGGCAGCCTGTTGCAAGTGAGCCAAAATTTCTTGATCATCAGTTCCTTTCGGGTAACGGAAGTTGGTGTTGACGCTGCCGCCGTGCTGCGTGTCAAATTTCATAATCCCAACGTTCATGGTTAACTCTCCCATGATGTCGTCGACGTGCGCAGCACCGATTTTGGTTGCCCGGGAATCGTCATGCAGGTCTTCAGCCAGGTAGGAAATAAATTCCTTAGCGGCCCCGTCAAATGCATAGTCATTCAAAAACTTGGCGAGA
Above is a genomic segment from Lentilactobacillus buchneri containing:
- a CDS encoding glycoside hydrolase family 65 protein, encoding MRTFAIRARDGVMELNYSEDSNKPPFRKFMITYNPKFSIGDNLENIKAALTGLPIDAAIIENSLNYEFSDTIIGINHQKIDIGLAIANMMNIPVVNLQKIKEVGLKKAVADKEEYLKWHLDYYGEYAGKRNYGQEAMLTIGNGYFGLRGAYVESHADQDNYPGMYVAGVYNQLTTKINDRDVVNEDLVNLPNAQYISFGVDHQLPFTIKKADIQDIYRSLDLKTGTLTTTLHVQLSTGHIIQVRATKVANMDQWHRYAIKYELKPINFSGSLQIYAGIDGNVINGNVERYQDFDQHHIDVIGMSAHDNQVSMTGQTKTSHVQFVINSKLSSPDFDTKKLIDTTTEEGKVQQALSINVEPGKEYEFKKNVTVFTSQDENNHLEADAQKELDDSSFEDTLSDSEKFWSNVWQHSDIIIDNDLTSQKLTRVNIFHMLVTSAALSSGKLDASVGARGLHGEAYRGHIFWDVTFDLPFYAIHYPAIAKQCLLYRYNRLAEARKYAASEDKQGAMYPWQSGMYGDEQSQFVHLNPVSGKWDPDNSRLQRHVSISVAYDIINYVHITGDKEFMDQYGLEMLLSISKFWVSMTDYDQSTDRYDIHHVMGPDEFHEEYPNSNDHGLTNNAYTNIMVSWLFDKVNTLVSQEDSAVLKQASEKAGFDDALLAKMNDIAHKLRLDINEEGIIGQFSGYFNLSKLNFDSYRKKYGDISRIDRLLKGEGKSPDAYQVAKQADTLMAYYELPFDEVQEVINRLGYKLPANFFTSNLRFYLDRTTHGSTLSRIVYSVLDEIDGNMDQSWQLFSTALFSDYYDIQGGTTAEGIHLGVMGATLQIETKCYGGVRFDTDEVTINPHLPSTWSKISFKETYQGINYHFVIGHHRIDVTADADTHVSVAKKAYSLTKNKMATITYK
- the pgmB gene encoding beta-phosphoglucomutase, whose translation is MAKFSDIKGFVFDLDGVITDTSVFHSQAWHQVADKVGAPWSKELEDGLKGISRMDSLEMILKAGNLQDKYTDEQKVDLATEKNTNYLKLVDQMTPDNILPGIKAFLDEIKNGGYLLSLASASKNAPKVLQKLNLTDYFPKIVDPKTLSKGKPDPEIYLKGAELIDLKPEQCIGVEDAAAGVESINAAGETSIGIGDKNILKDADINFADTSEMTLANIEKQMN
- a CDS encoding deoxynucleoside kinase, whose amino-acid sequence is MVIITAGMIGVGKTTLTGKIAEHLGTKAFFEPVGDNPVLPLYYSNPKQYGFLLQIYFLNKRFSMIKQALSDDNNVLDRSIYEDALFTRENNAQGNITDTELAVYLKLLNNMMAELDELPKKAPDLLVYADSDFDTIKHRIKKRGRDYEQFDDNPGLQEYYFKMWAAYKKWFQEYDVSPKIKIDLQKYDLSDPKNVTIVLGQIDDALAKIRQPQSETL
- the mscL gene encoding large-conductance mechanosensitive channel protein MscL codes for the protein MLKEFKAFIARGNVIDLAVGVIIGGAFTGIVTSLTNNLINPLIGIFLGKIDLSNLIFKVGDATFRYGAFINSLINFLIVAFVVFILIKLINKVLKRQPTKPAIDNKEVLLSEIRDLLKNKQ
- a CDS encoding DUF3658 domain-containing protein — translated: MSVKVPMTLVREDSLMIISKLGEISEDAIDEFQLASLQRDLSANSRRAFSYYWHDLRSENNPIRTVINGTVVSQSIDFYDRFVLANLSQRRFRNILRVIGETLGDYPFTADWWYRHRIDYLVSKGSVDYKADPDAIVGKIKLAK
- a CDS encoding Cof-type HAD-IIB family hydrolase, whose product is MYKAVVFFDLDGTLFDNEKNVSDENVAAINELRANNILPVISTGRNIFEIQYVIDATGINSLVSANGSYVQYEGKKLKAEQISDDVIEEILAFAKQQGDVISFYNNKEFALTFENDMTKVNYRLLRLTPHVDPEFYKHHEVNFLNVFNYDKDKLYQDKFKGKLSLVRNNPRCLDTMKWGVSKQTGIQALMKKLNLGDVPSYAFGDQMNDLQMFSEVKFPIAMGNGVPEVKEKASFVTKSNINGGIVNGLKHYGLID